The Clavelina lepadiformis chromosome 1, kaClaLepa1.1, whole genome shotgun sequence genome segment TGGACAATAACCTAGGCCTGGCCCTAGACTAGCCTAGGCTACGCCTTTCTGCCTGATGAGTATAGCGCGCGTTTTTGATTGGGAAATTAGCACGATGTACATAGTATACTAAAGCTGGcattatattttgaaaagcaGGTCTAGTTTGTGAATTGCTGTGAGGCATTGTACTGGAATCAAAAGTACGATTATTTGGTCTGTTCTGTTTAACAATAGCAGTAACAGTACTTGAATGCGTTGAACCTAGGTTAGTACAGAAGTTCACAGCAACCAGCACAATAGCAAATGATGTGTTTCTGTAAGCTACTAGCCTTAGTATAGGTATATGCCTTAATCTAGACTCCCGCTAGGCTACCTAAAttctgacgtcatttggttatAAAGTTATGAATACAAAACAGATCatctttttgtttcttataaATTACTGATAGGCTTAAATCcagaatttgtaaaaaatgtttgcatatCTATCCAAGATGCAAACCTAGTCCAGTTATACACGTTGGttgttgatgttttatttcactaTCCCTTATCGGGACAGTTTATTGGGGAATTATTACATCCTGAGTTTTTTGCTATTGTATACCTCTTGCCACTTTCCCATCTATTCCTTGATGTTGAGGTGCTTACAAAAGAGCTCAGGTTATTTGAAATGTTCTTCACTTAGTTCATAGCGTTGACCACTGTTTTTGGATTATAGGATTTACCAATGGCACCGTGGACGCTAGGCTAAATAGGTCCGAACCACTTGTTAGTCTACATTTGCTGGATCAATTGTAAATCAGATTATTCGTCTAATacttcaaaaagcaatgagCCTAACAATCAAGTGTGGCTGGATATTTTTAGTTCTGATTTATTTCTTTGGTACCACAAATGGTAAGTGAGTTAAAGTTTTGTGGTTGAAAACCTGATAAACTCAAGATATCACATTACAGTCAAATAAAGGAgtgttatttaatgaaataaagtATGTAGGCCCGTAGAGTATTGCTTATTATTCATTATTATTTTGGTTCTGGTTTCTGTTTCATATTTCTAATACATGTGCGTTACTTAGTTTTGTTAACTTCAGATTATTTTCAGGTGGGCAGGGTGAGGGTAGCGTCTTACATTTTGAGAAACCATTTGTTACCCAATCATCATTTCCAGTTTCAGGAAATCATACTACCACTAATTCAACTCCAAGTAACAGTAAGTGATGGTATATTAAGCTCTTTAAACCCTTTTGTGGTTAGAAGGACATTCATTACTTCCAAATGTACAACAAATTTGACTTTATgcctacaaaacaaaaattatgttttaagaCAAGACTTCCGGATGGCCTGGTTATGTGGGTTCTGTAATTGCTGTGCTGTTTTTTGGAAGTAACTTTGTTCcaatcaaaaaatttgaaactggGGATGGTAAGTAGCTTGCTTAGAATTTTATACCTGTGTCGTTAACTTTCACTACCAAATAACAGTTTTTTGACTAAACAAAGTAGTTTATGCTATAAAGTATATCTGCAGGTTATTTAGACACgattttgtttaagtttttcaataTACTTAAGATATACATCTGTTATTTTTCTCCAAATTGGTTAATAACCTATCTTTTGCTCAGGCATGTTCTTTCAGTGGGTGTTGTGTGTTGCGATTTGGATCAGTGGTTTAGTAACCAACTGTATACAAGGTTTTCCGACTTTTTACCCTCTAGCCATGCTTGGAGGTaattggtttttattttaaagttagTTATCCACGCGTAACATCTTCATCATAAGTGACGTATCTGACGTGCAGGTGTACTGTGGGCAACAGGAAATATTTGTGTCGTACCCGTCGTGAAGACAATCGGTTTGGGCCTAGGACTTCTTATCTGGGGTTCATTTAATTTACTATCGGGCTGGGCAAGTGGAAGGTTCGGAAAATTTTCAGTGTTTCACCTTTTTCGCTCCACAATCTTGAACAGAAATgctcaaataaaacaatttaattttcagGTTCGGTTGGTTTGGTCTGAAGCCAGAGGCTCCACCTCGGCCCACACTAAACTACATTGCAGTTGCATTGGCAATGACTAGGTATGTTAATGGGTTACTTATTACTAAATCATGTGCTTGCGTTGTTTTTATACAATTTCATCTTTgtttacttaaaacaaaagtttatgtTTAACTGTCACACTGTAACCTTTACTCCCTGTAAATGTTTAGTTAATGATGTTTTGATCATGTTACTAATGGCAAACATTTATTGGACAAGATTTAATGCAATACGCTTAATgcatattttaaattaattatgtaTTATATTACTGTATGTGTAATTCTATAGTTCTTTAATGTTGAACTGATTTTACGAAGATGAAAACAAGCATATCCTactgttttgcaaatttccaTACAAGTTTTCGTTAGATTAGCCGGCAAgctgattttaaaaatgtttagtttatgAAGTTTGATATTATATTGTAGTTCGATTTTCTGGGTGATGGTCAAATCAGATGTTGGAGGGCAAATTGAAACATCGGATGTTGGCGATGAAGACGATGATCAGGAGCTTCTTAGTGatgtaatttttttggtttatcttAACAAATAAGGAAAATTATTTCTTAGGAACTAGAGCATCTTAGAATTTTTATCGATTGAACTCCTTTATAGGTGATAAATAAGTGGAAGTATAGGCTGtattgaaacttttttgtgacgtcataatcttGCTTAAAGACTTTAAGAGAATTGTATGCATCTGACACAATACAACTTATATGTATATGTTGTTCTAATAGGATATCGCTGGTGAAGATAAAAGGGACCGCAACTTACCATGGGAAGAACGTTTAAGCCCCACACTACGCAGGGTGGTGTAAGTTTCTATTCAGTTTTCCTGCAATACTTAACACTTTGTTCTTCCCATTTCGCAGCTATCATGTAATAGCCTAAAACAGGGGTCACCAAACTACGGTTTGCAAGATTAATTTTGCCTGGCTCGTATCACTGTGCCACAAATGaaattattgtattgtagCTTATTCAACACAGTGGGAATCCGGCCCGTGATTCTCATGTTTATCCAActctttttgaaaaaagtttgataatGCCTGGTCTAGAACATTGGATTTCGTAATTTCTAATGAGCcagtttttcttattttacagtgggATTTTATTGTCTATTTTCTCTGGTACACTTTACGGCTTGTCATTCACCCCTGTCATATACATCAAAGAAAATTACCACGGGGCATCAAAGACAGGTAATGATGGGGTCTAGCTGTGGTAATGTACTGTACATGGAATACACCACACAGTGatactttaattttgtttgctgCAGACATTGACTATGTTTTTGCGCACTTTTGTGGAATTTTCCTGACAAGTACGATCTATTTTGTCATTTACTGCATCATTATGAAGAACAAACCAAAGGTTAATTAATGCTCAAGTTAGCTAAAACACTGAACAGTACCGCTTTATAAAAAACGCATTTGCTCATCACTAGGTTATGAAATAGTAAGTCCAAGAAATGTTGCTTAAAGATATTTGCGTCGCTCGCTTGTATTTTCATAGGCACTTAGCCGTGaccagttaaatttttttgggtTTAAGCAAAATAGTATTAACAAAAACACGCAAAAACGCTGTTTTGATTTTCACAAAGCTATCTTGATATTATTTAGATTTATCCTGCAGTTATACTTCCTGCTATAGTCTCGGGTGCTATGTGGGGAATTGCTGACATTGGGTGGTTCATAGCGAACAACTACCTAAGCGAAGCCGTCAGCTTTCCAATAATAACTACTGGACCAGGTGTGATTGCTTCACTTTGGAGTGTCTTTGTGTTCAAAGAAATCCGGGTAAGTTTAAACTCCTAAAACAAGGCGTTCTATCTCGCCTTGGTTTGGCACTTGGTATCGTCGtttttatcctcggactgaagTAAGCTGGTCAGTGTGCAAGTTTCAATTGTCacacactttttatttaatgtttcaattttttatatcGTAATGCCCGAAAGTGGAACGGGAAGGAGCAAACGTCGTTAATACCTTGTCCAAGAGCATTACAACGGTTGCGCCATTGTTGGTACCTCAGCGCTCTAAACGCTTGGCTACTTCGTCGACATGTCTTAGTACATGCAACAAGTTGTTCTCTACTTTTAAATTCAGAAAAATGTTATTCGTTCGGATTCTTTACACCTTACACCAAACATACATAAATGCGCAAGTTCTTTCTAGGGCTGCCGCAATTTTGTGATCATGGGCGTGGCATATACATTCACCATCACTGGAGCTGTTCTTGCTGGACTGTCAAAAGCGTGATACCTTTGAaggtttttttgctttactgCACTATGGTTATTTTATCTGATGGTTGTTAAGACTTGTTTTCTTGTACatgttttattgattttttcatATCATTTTATGCATGTTTTAATGAATTGAAAGCTTGAATGTATACCATATTGCCTCATTATTCTCGAAGCTTTGTTAATTTGCGTATTTCAAGTTCTTGTTGTCATCAGCGTAACATAGGACTGGTTTTTTGACTTTAACTTGTAGAAAGTCTATTGGATATGCGTATTTTATAATCTAAACTCAATCCATGTAATTTTCCCTGCTACTAAATCCTTTAGTTGCGGTATTCCATACCACGGGAATTCTCTCTTGCAAGACTATTCAATTGTTTCTTGGACGTGACTTGGGTATGCAATTGAGAACAGAATTCGCTTTATTGTGCAATTTAAGCTGTCGCTACTTAGTACAACTGCCTCTTAGGTAGAAATCTGATTGATGTAACTTTGAATAAATGACCTCTATATCCATGCATAGAATTGGTGAACTAGAAATTTACTTCAAAATTGCTGAATTCGGTAGTTTTATGAGGCTTAGCCAGCCGCCAATAATTTACTATCAAATTACATCTCTAAAAAGCAAAGTTGGgtaatttaaattaatgcCTGAAATAGCTATGCAGTGTTGTTTCTTGGAACTATGTACGGTACAGTGGCCTCGGGTGACATTTGACAAGAGGAAAAGTTCGACATCAAACGTGCCGTCAATCGAAGTTTAACTGTTGACTACCTTACAATTACATTGTAAATATTGCGACTGTCCTTAACTTTGTGTACACCGTACCTACTTCGTAGATGAATATTCTGGTGCAGAGTTAGGCACACGTACTTCACACGCACATGCATTATCACTTAGTCATTGTAAAAGTATCGTGACTGAATCgttgtaaaaacaaacatgtttattaggTATCGCAATTTGGATATACTGTATCTTACATTTAAGCAGCCTAATGAAACCAAGCACAGTTCGCTGCATAAAAGTTTTCTAGTTGACTGTTTATATAGCACAGCACTATTTATATGTTGCGCTGTAGTGAGTCTTAAACTGTCCGTCACATCCAAATCGTTGGCGTTGCAAGTAAAGTTACTTCGACTGCAGTCCGTGCTCTTTCACGACTCTCAGTGTCTCAACTCTCAACCATCACTGCCACGTGTGTTTCTCTGAAAGAACCAGTCGGACTAATCTTGAGACAGCCTGAAGTTATGATCACCAATTTAAGTTGCGTGACg includes the following:
- the LOC143470422 gene encoding transmembrane protein 144-like; protein product: MSLTIKCGWIFLVLIYFFGTTNGGQGEGSVLHFEKPFVTQSSFPVSGNHTTTNSTPSNNKTSGWPGYVGSVIAVLFFGSNFVPIKKFETGDGMFFQWVLCVAIWISGLVTNCIQGFPTFYPLAMLGGVLWATGNICVVPVVKTIGLGLGLLIWGSFNLLSGWASGRFGWFGLKPEAPPRPTLNYIAVALAMTSSIFWVMVKSDVGGQIETSDVGDEDDDQELLSDDIAGEDKRDRNLPWEERLSPTLRRVVGILLSIFSGTLYGLSFTPVIYIKENYHGASKTDIDYVFAHFCGIFLTSTIYFVIYCIIMKNKPKIYPAVILPAIVSGAMWGIADIGWFIANNYLSEAVSFPIITTGPGVIASLWSVFVFKEIRGCRNFVIMGVAYTFTITGAVLAGLSKA